The Maridesulfovibrio zosterae DSM 11974 genome window below encodes:
- a CDS encoding BMP family lipoprotein, with the protein MKKYISAILITVILAGTAYASPLTVGFVTGSPGLGDLSYNDMSYGGVRKAQQEFKFKLIILEPEKNGETTEKDFLKLIKQCDAVILIGIQHAQLVKTLAPKFPEKKFILLEIPLNKIPNVSSVEFKQEEGSFLAGALAAYMSKTGKIGFIGGTPVPPVLKFQKGYVQGAKFAVPDIDIEISYVSPIGDFSGFNAPDKGNAIAMNQYADGADIIFTVAGLTGNGVIEAARRNGKYAIGVDSDQDSLAKGFVLTSMIKKLDMACYEELKALMKNRFNAGPSFYGLKENGVGLSKMKYTRDKISDQILNNISIIKNKIINGKITIDLKTDTPSHNSLK; encoded by the coding sequence ATGAAAAAATATATTTCTGCAATTCTGATAACCGTCATTCTTGCTGGTACAGCCTACGCTTCGCCGCTGACTGTGGGATTTGTCACGGGGTCACCAGGTCTGGGCGACCTGTCATACAACGACATGAGTTACGGTGGAGTGAGAAAAGCCCAGCAAGAATTCAAATTTAAACTAATTATTCTTGAACCTGAAAAGAATGGCGAAACCACTGAAAAAGATTTTCTAAAGCTGATAAAACAATGTGATGCAGTTATCTTGATAGGTATACAACATGCTCAACTTGTAAAGACTCTCGCACCTAAATTTCCTGAAAAGAAATTTATTCTTCTTGAGATACCGCTTAATAAAATACCAAATGTTTCTTCAGTAGAATTTAAGCAGGAGGAAGGCTCCTTTCTGGCAGGAGCACTTGCTGCTTACATGAGTAAGACTGGGAAAATAGGATTCATCGGCGGGACACCTGTACCTCCTGTCTTAAAGTTTCAGAAAGGATATGTACAAGGGGCCAAGTTCGCAGTTCCTGATATAGACATTGAAATTTCTTACGTCTCTCCTATTGGAGATTTTTCCGGTTTTAACGCACCGGATAAAGGGAATGCAATTGCTATGAATCAGTACGCTGACGGAGCAGATATTATTTTCACAGTAGCAGGCCTGACAGGTAACGGTGTAATTGAAGCAGCACGGCGTAACGGAAAATATGCTATAGGTGTTGACTCTGATCAAGATTCTCTGGCCAAAGGATTTGTGCTGACAAGCATGATAAAAAAACTTGATATGGCCTGTTATGAAGAGCTTAAAGCCCTGATGAAAAATCGCTTTAATGCAGGTCCATCTTTTTACGGACTAAAAGAGAACGGTGTCGGATTAAGTAAGATGAAATACACCCGTGATAAAATATCTGATCAAATATTAAACAACATAAGCATCATAAAAAATAAGATTATCAATGGGAAAATCACAATTGATTTAAAAACAGACACCCCATCACATAATTCACTAAAATAA
- a CDS encoding DMT family transporter, whose translation MINESSKTSSTLIPIAAILGAVLLWGSAFAAMKYLVNFLNPWAVMWIRTGIATLILTPFTAKMYSPIRGGKDRKALALMAFFMPCLYFLFESYALTYTSATQAGLISASLPLMVAVGAGIFFKERTTIAGWAGLALSMLGVAALTMSGNPSANANNPALGNFLELLAMCCAAGYMLLVKRLSASYGPWTLTAVQNAAGCVFFLPGLYLLIRDGIGADPMHTLAIAGYLGAFVTLGAFGLYNVGMSRLPAGKASAFINLVPAIAAFFGWAILDETLTFTQIIASGIIFAGVGLAQRGDKINIKTNPLSFLRKKPRFD comes from the coding sequence ATGATTAACGAAAGCTCAAAGACATCTTCAACCCTTATACCTATTGCGGCAATTCTAGGAGCTGTATTGCTCTGGGGGAGTGCATTTGCCGCTATGAAGTATCTTGTCAACTTCCTTAATCCATGGGCGGTAATGTGGATACGCACAGGCATAGCGACATTAATTCTAACCCCATTCACCGCAAAAATGTATTCACCTATAAGAGGTGGAAAAGACCGCAAGGCTCTGGCTCTTATGGCTTTCTTTATGCCATGCCTGTATTTTTTATTTGAATCATATGCTCTAACATACACATCCGCTACTCAGGCAGGACTAATCTCAGCATCATTACCTCTTATGGTCGCAGTTGGCGCAGGTATTTTTTTTAAAGAAAGGACAACAATTGCAGGCTGGGCTGGACTTGCTCTTTCAATGCTTGGAGTTGCAGCACTGACTATGAGCGGAAATCCTTCGGCAAATGCAAATAATCCAGCTTTAGGTAATTTTCTTGAACTTTTAGCTATGTGCTGCGCTGCAGGATATATGCTTCTGGTTAAAAGACTCTCTGCCAGCTATGGCCCATGGACACTTACTGCAGTTCAAAATGCTGCTGGGTGCGTATTCTTTCTTCCGGGGCTATATCTTTTAATCCGTGATGGAATCGGTGCAGATCCCATGCATACGCTGGCTATAGCTGGTTACCTCGGAGCATTTGTAACCCTCGGAGCATTTGGGTTGTATAATGTTGGAATGAGCAGACTTCCGGCAGGAAAAGCTTCTGCATTCATTAACCTGGTACCGGCAATTGCTGCTTTTTTTGGATGGGCTATACTGGATGAGACTCTGACTTTCACTCAAATAATTGCCTCGGGAATCATCTTTGCGGGGGTCGGATTGGCCCAGCGTGGTGACAAAATCAACATCAAAACTAATCCACTATCTTTTTTACGGAAAAAACCCCGCTTCGACTAG
- a CDS encoding helix-turn-helix domain-containing protein: MSKGQIRYLRPKEIEGLEIQEVINSNHSFPNHTHGFHSVGVMESGGCYCRRPGAGSSFVRGGEIALFNPGLVHSGVLTNSETEITYRVFSFENPLIKKALQDLAEKDGLPEFSSVVIEDKLTTGTLIQLGQVVSGQSSQLALDTALARAAAALLTRHCDTTSKVPRTNEPAAVKQAREYLNENLSSKISLDELSKVAGLSRYHLLRVFRKNTGLPPHSYHLQQRLEHAKRLLRSGLSFAETALQSGFSDQSHFTNTFRKYTGATPSQYTNI, translated from the coding sequence ATGAGCAAAGGCCAAATAAGATATCTCAGGCCCAAAGAAATTGAAGGTCTTGAGATTCAGGAAGTTATTAATTCCAACCACTCTTTCCCCAACCACACCCACGGATTTCACTCTGTAGGAGTAATGGAGTCAGGTGGGTGCTATTGTCGGCGCCCTGGCGCAGGCAGTTCATTCGTTCGCGGCGGAGAAATTGCGTTATTTAATCCCGGACTTGTCCACTCCGGTGTTCTTACAAATTCAGAAACTGAAATCACTTATCGTGTATTCAGCTTTGAAAATCCGCTCATAAAAAAAGCACTTCAAGATTTAGCAGAAAAAGACGGACTTCCAGAATTCAGTTCTGTAGTGATTGAAGACAAACTGACTACCGGAACTCTGATCCAGCTTGGACAAGTTGTTTCCGGTCAAAGCAGCCAACTGGCCCTTGATACAGCTCTGGCAAGAGCTGCCGCAGCCTTACTGACAAGGCACTGCGATACAACCTCAAAAGTACCGCGAACAAACGAACCAGCAGCCGTTAAGCAGGCTCGAGAGTACTTAAATGAAAATCTATCAAGCAAGATTTCACTGGACGAACTTTCAAAGGTGGCTGGATTATCACGATACCATCTACTAAGAGTATTTCGTAAAAATACTGGTCTGCCACCACACAGCTATCACCTTCAGCAACGTCTCGAACATGCTAAAAGACTTTTGCGCTCTGGACTTTCTTTTGCAGAAACAGCACTTCAAAGTGGATTCTCAGATCAAAGCCATTTTACTAATACATTCCGCAAATACACTGGGGCAACTCCATCTCAATATACAAATATCTAG
- a CDS encoding MGMT family protein, whose product MAKQIFTAQVIEVVRAIPKGKVATYGGIAALAGNSRGARQVVRVLHIYSAKENLPWQRVVNREGCISLKPGHGYEEQKELLDQEGIEFDLSNRIDLEKYLWIP is encoded by the coding sequence ATGGCAAAGCAAATATTTACTGCACAGGTTATTGAGGTTGTACGTGCAATCCCAAAAGGGAAAGTTGCAACGTATGGTGGAATTGCTGCATTGGCAGGTAATTCTCGTGGAGCACGGCAGGTGGTAAGAGTTCTGCATATTTATTCCGCAAAGGAGAATTTACCGTGGCAGAGAGTAGTTAATCGTGAGGGCTGTATTTCTTTAAAACCTGGACATGGATACGAGGAACAGAAGGAGCTTCTGGATCAAGAGGGCATTGAATTTGATCTTTCAAATCGTATTGATTTGGAGAAATATCTGTGGATTCCGTAA
- a CDS encoding PAS domain-containing sensor histidine kinase — MARILAEEQLEQLQDSQNLVQQVSLIALESHIISGDSINEVENAYQRLMPHIVELDRLTSKLSRLAHNTDILTLHQSCQKLRNSAYIVTSLRTQKLQKKELKSHKSILNKFQNILHQQVDTIHTAASSISKSSTQNYRSNIERLARVTQNNSKLVFFQLISCLMLAWLLSHFFFEKYIVTRLKTVSKYLRNPVNIPVSTMVPVYGEDEIAEMARSVELLIENRRQLVLAQQSLSQSEAMQRAITDAVQSAVFLIDDKDTIQFVNPAAQTMFGYIKEEFIGKKLHTMLVPKKYQETASKGLAHFSKTGKGPVLDKMQEMVALHKDGKELTTLVHVGKLWRNKAWWAVGSVIDITKLKEIQADLIKSQQEAIQTGRLASIGHLAAGMAHVINTPAQYVGDNLIFINDSISSIRYVFEAARNLAESSPKSQATDAFTEACSNEEILYIFEELPSAISQSQDGMRYITKIVQSMKAFSHPGNNQKSFDDINKILDAVITITHNSYKEVATVETHFAPDIPLILCCASEIQQVFLNLMINAIQSIQDSNNKEKELGKIDISTVSKDDFVIISVADTGDGVPEEIRDRIFDPFYTTKPVGQGTGQGLSICYDIVVNKHSGTIEVGNNPESGAIFTIQLPIEATDDHKKSDTK, encoded by the coding sequence ATGGCTCGTATTCTTGCTGAAGAACAGCTTGAACAATTACAAGATTCCCAGAATTTAGTGCAACAAGTATCGCTTATTGCTCTTGAATCTCACATTATTTCAGGTGATTCTATTAATGAAGTTGAAAATGCTTATCAACGTTTGATGCCGCATATTGTTGAATTAGACCGGCTCACATCGAAACTAAGTAGGCTCGCTCATAATACTGATATTCTGACATTGCATCAGTCCTGCCAAAAACTAAGAAACTCAGCGTATATAGTAACATCTCTACGCACGCAGAAGCTACAGAAAAAAGAATTAAAATCCCACAAGAGTATCTTGAATAAATTTCAGAACATTCTTCATCAGCAGGTGGATACCATTCACACAGCTGCTAGCAGTATTTCTAAATCATCTACACAAAATTATCGTTCCAATATAGAAAGGCTTGCGAGGGTAACGCAAAACAACAGCAAGTTGGTATTTTTTCAGTTGATTTCGTGCTTAATGTTGGCATGGTTACTATCACATTTTTTCTTTGAGAAATATATTGTCACACGTTTAAAGACTGTAAGTAAATACCTACGTAATCCTGTTAACATACCTGTCTCGACTATGGTGCCTGTATATGGAGAGGATGAAATTGCTGAAATGGCTCGTTCCGTCGAACTTTTAATCGAAAATAGACGGCAACTTGTACTAGCACAGCAATCACTATCCCAAAGTGAAGCGATGCAAAGAGCAATCACTGATGCAGTGCAAAGTGCAGTTTTCCTTATTGACGACAAAGACACTATACAATTTGTTAATCCAGCAGCACAGACTATGTTTGGATATATAAAAGAGGAATTTATTGGTAAGAAACTGCACACGATGCTTGTGCCAAAGAAATATCAAGAAACTGCATCCAAAGGATTAGCCCACTTTAGCAAAACAGGAAAAGGCCCCGTTCTGGACAAAATGCAAGAAATGGTTGCGCTCCACAAAGATGGAAAAGAACTTACAACACTAGTCCATGTAGGAAAATTATGGAGAAATAAGGCATGGTGGGCTGTTGGTTCTGTTATTGATATAACAAAATTAAAAGAAATTCAGGCCGATCTCATAAAGAGCCAACAAGAGGCCATACAGACAGGCCGATTAGCTTCCATTGGTCATCTGGCAGCTGGTATGGCCCATGTAATAAATACGCCAGCTCAATATGTTGGTGACAATTTAATTTTTATTAACGATTCAATATCATCTATACGCTATGTATTTGAAGCTGCCCGAAATTTAGCTGAATCCTCACCCAAATCACAGGCAACAGATGCCTTCACAGAAGCATGCTCTAACGAGGAGATCCTGTATATTTTTGAAGAACTTCCTTCAGCCATCAGTCAATCTCAAGATGGAATGCGATATATCACAAAAATAGTCCAATCAATGAAAGCTTTTTCTCATCCAGGAAATAACCAAAAATCATTTGATGACATTAATAAAATTTTAGACGCAGTCATTACAATTACACATAATTCATACAAAGAAGTGGCTACCGTTGAAACTCACTTTGCGCCCGACATTCCCCTTATACTGTGCTGCGCAAGTGAAATACAGCAAGTTTTCTTAAACTTAATGATCAATGCGATTCAATCTATCCAAGACTCAAATAATAAAGAAAAAGAATTGGGAAAAATTGATATTTCGACAGTATCAAAAGACGACTTTGTCATAATCTCCGTAGCAGATACAGGAGACGGAGTTCCAGAAGAAATTCGTGATCGTATATTTGATCCATTCTACACGACTAAGCCTGTCGGGCAGGGAACGGGACAAGGCCTTAGTATTTGCTATGACATTGTTGTCAACAAACATAGTGGAACAATTGAAGTTGGAAATAATCCAGAATCAGGAGCAATATTTACAATTCAACTGCCGATAGAAGCGACAGATGATCATAAGAAATCAGATACAAAATAA
- a CDS encoding substrate-binding domain-containing protein — protein sequence MARKNSCSSKILSILVILVVLSAITNSVAMVMAAESKAGSATDNKRMTFEDMLHVVKAASSSSPEWNGPLSGPSGKHDQYIAIICEDLKNGGILHVAQGVQEAASVIKWRVQVYDAEGTPQGRKKAFADALASNPDGIALIGADANAVSSGLQQAYSREIPVVGWHVSPVAGRLLEGPIVMNISTDPAEVAKITALAAITSSHGKAGVVIFTDSNFAIAMKKANIMADIIKSYPSCELLEIVDVAISNSSETVPDVVKTLLTKYGDRWTCTLAINDIYFDYAVPTLIVDETKSDKLNFLSAGDGSNAAFLRIQTGTLQTHTVAEPLNMQGWQIVDELNRLMSGENVTGYIAPPHLVTTDNALSDGGSQFLFDPDNGYKDIYKTIWKR from the coding sequence ATGGCCAGAAAAAATAGCTGCTCTTCGAAGATATTGAGTATTCTTGTAATACTAGTTGTCCTGTCTGCCATAACAAACAGCGTGGCAATGGTCATGGCAGCTGAGTCTAAAGCAGGCTCTGCAACTGATAATAAACGGATGACATTTGAAGACATGCTTCATGTTGTCAAGGCTGCAAGCTCCTCTTCACCTGAGTGGAATGGTCCTTTATCGGGCCCCTCCGGAAAGCATGATCAATATATAGCCATCATTTGTGAAGACTTGAAAAATGGAGGCATACTTCATGTTGCACAAGGAGTTCAGGAAGCTGCGTCCGTTATTAAATGGCGAGTGCAAGTATATGATGCAGAAGGGACACCACAGGGACGCAAAAAAGCTTTCGCAGACGCCCTGGCAAGTAATCCGGATGGCATTGCTCTGATTGGGGCAGATGCAAACGCAGTCAGTTCTGGTCTACAGCAGGCATATTCTAGAGAAATACCCGTCGTAGGCTGGCATGTAAGCCCCGTAGCAGGTCGTCTTCTTGAAGGACCGATAGTCATGAATATATCAACTGATCCGGCAGAAGTCGCCAAGATAACGGCACTTGCAGCAATCACTTCTTCACATGGCAAAGCGGGCGTCGTTATTTTTACTGATTCTAATTTTGCTATTGCCATGAAAAAAGCGAACATTATGGCAGACATTATAAAATCTTATCCCAGTTGCGAGTTATTGGAAATTGTAGATGTAGCCATTTCAAACAGCTCAGAAACAGTTCCAGATGTTGTGAAGACTTTACTCACCAAGTACGGAGATAGGTGGACATGCACCCTTGCTATCAACGACATTTACTTCGATTATGCTGTACCAACACTTATTGTAGATGAGACAAAATCGGACAAGTTAAACTTTCTTTCTGCTGGAGATGGCAGCAATGCTGCTTTTTTGCGAATTCAAACAGGAACTCTCCAAACCCATACTGTTGCAGAACCACTAAATATGCAAGGATGGCAGATAGTCGATGAATTAAATAGACTCATGAGCGGTGAAAATGTAACCGGATATATAGCCCCGCCACATTTGGTTACTACTGATAATGCACTTTCAGATGGAGGATCACAGTTCCTTTTTGACCCTGACAACGGTTATAAGGACATTTATAAAACGATTTGGAAAAGGTAA